A genomic stretch from Desulfurococcaceae archaeon MEX13E-LK6-19 includes:
- a CDS encoding FAD-dependent oxidoreductase, whose protein sequence is MGTIGEHCGDTESRILIIGGGIGGAYTALNLLREGVPANRITIVADEWPTYTRHRLAEVLGSSAPLESIYLGVSEILEEAGVRVIKGRVTSVDTIDHVVNIDTGNGTVKEAYDNLVIASGGKPFKPPIPGSSLKGVYSFHGLGDLKALRTLPRHSKVVVIGAGLVGLTAAMALNRLGHRVAVVEIMQHVLPQLIDYPLVKPIEEYLSRNGVKLFLGVAAKKILGEHRIRGVLLGNGVFMSADAVVVATGVRPNTEFLRDAGLETLKGALVVDEWGRTTVKDVYAVGDCALSRDYVTGKQIYRPLGFVAAHYARLAAKAITGRDDGEQSVRGVIPTIYERIGLLHVTRIGLSMVEANKLGLSTEIKMLKEGVDSTWEAVVIDSDGRVVGWEHIALDPPRRSKAWCFYTAIRDGEDVSACLNNIA, encoded by the coding sequence ATGGGTACGATAGGTGAACATTGTGGAGATACTGAGTCACGTATCTTGATCATTGGCGGTGGTATAGGCGGGGCATATACTGCTCTCAATCTCCTCCGCGAAGGAGTGCCAGCCAATCGTATAACCATAGTGGCTGATGAATGGCCAACGTATACTCGGCATAGGCTTGCAGAAGTATTAGGGAGCTCGGCGCCACTTGAGAGTATCTATCTTGGTGTTTCAGAGATTCTCGAAGAAGCAGGCGTCAGAGTGATCAAGGGGCGCGTGACAAGTGTTGACACTATAGATCACGTAGTCAATATTGATACCGGTAATGGCACAGTCAAGGAGGCTTATGATAATCTAGTCATAGCGTCTGGAGGCAAACCCTTCAAACCACCAATACCAGGGTCTAGTCTGAAGGGTGTATACAGTTTCCATGGCCTAGGCGACTTGAAGGCTCTTAGAACACTGCCACGGCACAGCAAGGTAGTAGTCATTGGAGCAGGGCTTGTTGGTCTCACAGCAGCTATGGCGTTGAACCGGCTGGGGCATAGAGTCGCGGTTGTCGAGATCATGCAGCATGTTCTCCCACAGTTAATCGATTACCCGTTAGTCAAGCCTATCGAGGAATACTTGTCTAGGAATGGTGTAAAGCTCTTCCTAGGGGTAGCAGCCAAGAAGATACTGGGAGAACACAGGATAAGAGGAGTACTCCTTGGAAACGGTGTCTTCATGTCAGCTGATGCTGTTGTCGTAGCTACTGGTGTTAGACCGAATACAGAGTTCCTAAGGGACGCGGGGCTAGAGACTCTAAAGGGGGCATTAGTTGTTGATGAATGGGGGAGGACAACGGTAAAAGACGTTTATGCTGTTGGAGACTGTGCATTGAGTAGAGACTATGTGACCGGTAAACAGATCTATAGGCCTCTCGGCTTTGTTGCAGCCCATTATGCGCGTTTAGCGGCTAAAGCAATCACGGGTAGGGATGACGGTGAGCAGAGTGTAAGAGGAGTTATTCCAACAATATACGAGAGGATCGGGTTACTCCATGTTACGAGAATTGGGTTAAGTATGGTTGAAGCAAATAAACTAGGTCTCTCAACGGAAATCAAGATGCTTAAAGAAGGTGTAGATAGTACTTGGGAAGCAGTAGTGATCGATAGCGACGGTAGAGTGGTAGGATGGGAGCATATAGCATTGGATCCCCCTAGACGGAGTAAGGCCTGGTGTTTCTACACAGCTATTAGGGATGGAGAAGACGTTAGTGCATGTCTTAACAACATTGCCTAG
- a CDS encoding 4Fe-4S dicluster domain-containing protein, with protein MIIQAKYWRVVNTVKYILEVIEDKCDACGDCVYACSLAKTGILDYSLSAIRIRTEGGIRVNVVVCRHCHPAPCAEVCEFNAIRIDESTGAVVLDRSLCTSCKACLAVCPFGAIIEASNGSLIKCDLCGGDPECVKACSKGALVFVKTPVGRHLVREKRVVKTLLDIVEKHKVKEV; from the coding sequence ATGATTATTCAAGCGAAGTATTGGCGGGTGGTTAATACGGTAAAGTATATACTTGAAGTAATTGAGGACAAGTGCGATGCTTGTGGCGACTGTGTTTATGCTTGTTCTCTCGCGAAAACAGGTATTCTTGACTATAGTTTGTCTGCCATAAGAATTCGAACAGAAGGGGGCATCAGAGTTAATGTAGTTGTGTGCAGACACTGCCATCCAGCACCTTGTGCTGAGGTATGCGAGTTTAATGCAATAAGAATCGATGAGTCTACTGGTGCGGTTGTTCTTGATAGATCTCTTTGTACTAGCTGTAAGGCATGCTTGGCAGTATGCCCCTTTGGCGCAATAATCGAGGCTAGCAATGGCTCATTAATTAAATGTGATCTATGTGGTGGTGACCCAGAGTGCGTTAAAGCATGTAGTAAAGGTGCATTAGTTTTCGTGAAAACACCCGTTGGCAGGCACCTCGTTAGAGAGAAACGTGTGGTCAAGACGCTGCTTGATATTGTTGAGAAACATAAAGTCAAGGAGGTATGA
- a CDS encoding 4Fe-4S dicluster domain-containing protein, with protein sequence MVRYILAVNYEKCTGCHLCELACSLVHEKVFTTTLSRITIITGPEKPVSIPVFCLQCKDAPCARVCPVNAIRYDEKIGAYLIDYNKCIGCKECVYACPFGAITLNKDGMPIKCDLCGGDPECVKVCPHDAIIYGPENIVLRKLKESKVASTVYDVYSRITLEPRSDKTSEAEEAVKTIYKIWEERKKLNI encoded by the coding sequence ATGGTCAGGTACATTCTCGCCGTAAACTACGAGAAATGTACCGGCTGCCACCTCTGTGAACTCGCTTGCTCTCTAGTACACGAAAAAGTCTTCACGACAACCCTATCGAGAATAACGATCATAACAGGACCGGAGAAACCAGTATCAATACCAGTCTTCTGTCTACAATGCAAAGACGCTCCATGCGCCAGAGTATGCCCGGTAAACGCTATACGTTACGACGAGAAAATCGGTGCCTACCTAATAGACTACAATAAATGCATTGGATGCAAAGAATGTGTATACGCATGCCCGTTCGGCGCAATAACTCTAAACAAGGATGGAATGCCCATCAAGTGCGATCTATGCGGCGGCGACCCAGAGTGCGTCAAAGTATGCCCACACGACGCAATCATATATGGACCCGAGAATATTGTCTTAAGAAAACTCAAGGAGTCAAAAGTTGCTAGCACAGTATACGACGTATACAGCAGGATAACGCTTGAGCCACGGAGCGATAAAACATCAGAAGCAGAAGAAGCTGTGAAAACAATCTACAAGATATGGGAAGAGAGAAAGAAGCTAAACATATAA
- a CDS encoding aldehyde ferredoxin oxidoreductase family protein, producing the protein MGEKVYGWGGTVLIVDLSREKIIKKPLDPAIAKTFLGGRGLNSYMLFKMVKPGIDPLGPENVLCLANGVLAGTVLPMTSRLHVSALSPLSGILGDGNAGGDFSAILKHAGYDQIVVVGRASKPKYIWIEDDNVEIRDASSLWGMTTSEMVDALRDEHGDDIAVAGIGPAGEHLVRFATTMVDKYHSAARGTGAVWGSKNLKAIAVRGTKGVEVADPETFYELAKEDEEYFKKNEFVKKVYSTIGTHYGLLNWYPGWKYFEKYLGPDELPKELSPQSLARYEVGRTQCFSCPIACKDVYKIPSTGEYGVSSEFESIYALGLNNCILDPEAVLKMEHMADEYGMDVITLGDTLALAKFLYEKGIITDEDTGGIPLKWGDAETQIELIRMIAYREGFGNKLAEGYRNFAKLIGEKALEYCYDVKGLSRGWYHVDFMNGIFTLAHATSTRGADHLRGRSWAYWENDRNMDPELPLKLLENGLPDYRKDPVGALIVSERACVIADSIGRCKGSINSWPQAVPLVWKYPLWGGVARLLTAATGIKFTEKDIEEIADRIYLIEMAFNIKQGIKKKHYAVPLPPEIKNTPQGQEELRKHWQMVEEYLKRRGCDPETAYPKRETLERLGIGFVADEIEGKEFPEWDGPKLWPLDKYPSGR; encoded by the coding sequence TTGGGCGAGAAAGTCTATGGCTGGGGAGGAACAGTTCTTATTGTGGACTTAAGCAGAGAAAAGATCATTAAGAAACCTCTTGATCCCGCTATCGCGAAAACCTTCCTAGGGGGTAGAGGGCTTAACTCCTACATGCTATTCAAAATGGTGAAGCCGGGCATAGATCCCCTGGGGCCCGAGAACGTTCTGTGTCTCGCCAACGGCGTCTTAGCCGGTACAGTGCTTCCAATGACTAGTAGGCTGCATGTAAGTGCTCTCTCACCGCTCTCGGGAATCCTTGGAGACGGTAATGCTGGTGGCGACTTCTCCGCAATACTAAAGCATGCAGGATACGACCAGATCGTGGTAGTTGGGAGGGCGAGCAAGCCGAAGTACATATGGATCGAGGACGATAACGTTGAGATAAGAGATGCATCAAGCCTATGGGGTATGACTACAAGCGAGATGGTTGATGCGCTCCGCGACGAGCATGGGGACGATATAGCGGTTGCAGGGATTGGTCCAGCGGGCGAGCACTTGGTTAGGTTTGCAACGACAATGGTTGACAAGTATCATTCTGCAGCTAGGGGCACTGGAGCAGTATGGGGTTCAAAGAACCTTAAGGCAATAGCTGTTAGAGGCACCAAGGGTGTTGAGGTAGCTGATCCAGAGACATTCTATGAGCTTGCCAAGGAGGATGAAGAGTACTTCAAGAAAAACGAGTTCGTGAAGAAAGTATACTCAACCATAGGAACACACTACGGTCTCCTGAACTGGTATCCTGGATGGAAGTACTTTGAGAAATACCTTGGGCCCGACGAGCTGCCAAAGGAGCTTAGCCCACAATCCCTGGCAAGGTACGAGGTTGGGAGAACACAATGCTTCAGCTGCCCTATAGCATGTAAGGATGTATACAAGATACCGAGTACAGGCGAGTACGGTGTCTCCAGCGAGTTCGAATCCATATACGCGCTGGGATTAAACAACTGTATCCTCGACCCAGAAGCAGTGCTAAAAATGGAGCACATGGCCGACGAGTATGGAATGGATGTTATAACACTCGGCGATACACTAGCACTAGCAAAGTTCCTTTACGAGAAAGGAATCATCACTGACGAGGATACAGGCGGTATACCACTTAAATGGGGTGATGCCGAGACACAGATAGAGCTCATACGTATGATCGCCTACAGGGAAGGGTTCGGCAATAAGCTAGCTGAAGGATACAGGAACTTTGCTAAACTAATAGGCGAGAAAGCATTGGAGTACTGCTACGACGTAAAGGGCTTGAGTAGAGGCTGGTACCACGTAGACTTCATGAACGGGATCTTCACGCTAGCACACGCTACATCGACTAGAGGAGCCGACCACTTGAGAGGCAGGTCCTGGGCTTACTGGGAGAACGACAGAAACATGGATCCCGAGCTCCCACTAAAGCTTCTCGAGAACGGTCTGCCTGACTATAGGAAGGATCCTGTTGGAGCACTGATAGTTAGTGAGCGTGCATGCGTTATCGCTGACTCGATAGGGAGATGTAAAGGCTCCATAAACTCGTGGCCACAAGCAGTACCACTCGTCTGGAAGTACCCATTATGGGGAGGTGTCGCAAGACTCCTTACAGCGGCTACTGGCATAAAGTTCACCGAGAAGGACATAGAAGAGATCGCGGACAGGATCTACTTGATTGAGATGGCTTTCAACATAAAGCAGGGTATTAAGAAGAAACACTACGCAGTACCATTACCTCCAGAGATAAAGAATACTCCACAGGGACAAGAAGAACTAAGGAAGCATTGGCAGATGGTCGAAGAGTATCTGAAGAGAAGAGGATGTGATCCAGAGACAGCGTATCCGAAGAGAGAAACCCTAGAGAGACTAGGCATAGGCTTTGTCGCCGACGAAATAGAAGGAAAAGAGTTCCCCGAATGGGATGGACCAAAGCTCTGGCCTCTAGACAAGTACCCGAGCGGGAGGTGA
- a CDS encoding magnesium transporter yields the protein MSWFDLCIYKGTIARGAECNETDKSAVWLHSVHKPKWCSKSFFYIVSGNVLRAGFPIAVMGRLHSLCIEVSEDSLKTYGSREVEKLIYESMSDVVKSKEITPRKCLKSLFSTLIGHYHKELADLDHSIEISINKIIEGECTLASLYRLYNKSIKLHRGVHGLLYGLQRLSRTYEELESLAADTLMLENIYSSTIDRITKAFNLYYTVTSEKTSNLITKLTIISAIFLPLTLIAGIYGMNFKYMPELYHPLSYPIVLIAMATIAVSELIYFKKKKWI from the coding sequence ATGTCTTGGTTTGACCTATGTATCTACAAGGGGACGATTGCCCGCGGCGCTGAATGTAATGAAACAGATAAGTCAGCTGTATGGCTACATTCCGTCCATAAGCCCAAATGGTGCTCTAAATCATTCTTTTACATTGTCTCCGGTAATGTGCTGAGAGCAGGTTTCCCTATAGCTGTAATGGGGCGTTTACATAGCCTCTGTATTGAGGTTAGCGAGGACTCGTTGAAGACTTATGGGTCGAGGGAAGTCGAGAAACTCATATATGAGTCTATGAGTGATGTAGTGAAGTCTAAAGAAATCACTCCCCGGAAATGCCTTAAATCACTTTTTTCAACACTGATAGGACATTATCATAAGGAGTTAGCTGATCTAGATCATTCTATTGAGATCAGTATTAATAAAATCATTGAGGGAGAGTGTACCCTAGCTAGTCTGTATCGCTTATATAACAAGTCAATTAAACTCCACAGAGGAGTCCACGGCCTCCTTTACGGCTTGCAAAGACTCAGTAGAACGTATGAAGAGCTTGAATCGCTTGCCGCTGATACTCTCATGCTCGAGAACATATATAGCTCAACAATAGATAGGATCACGAAGGCTTTTAACTTATACTACACTGTGACAAGCGAGAAAACATCCAATCTAATAACTAAGCTAACCATCATATCAGCTATATTCCTCCCACTAACACTCATAGCCGGGATATACGGTATGAACTTCAAGTACATGCCAGAACTATACCATCCACTCTCATACCCAATAGTATTGATAGCAATGGCTACAATAGCTGTAAGCGAACTAATATACTTCAAGAAAAAGAAGTGGATATAA